One window of Streptomyces sp. NBC_00582 genomic DNA carries:
- a CDS encoding GP88 family protein: protein MSTDTTTDESRTTPPKPRRWLLTQNRQLRAEGIFNWPLPAWGGHFQDGTTYNACPEAGACAKLCYARVGTYRWPVVLAAHERNMWMVKHALADWEVQMAEELRHKRYRGKWIRLHDSGDFFSDEYLEAWLRIMRNAPEDTWFYCYTKSVSRFRRLVEPNPPKNFLWCYSLGGKEDKLLDLETDRHADVFPSVAELEEAGYTDQTESDLLSVLSDSHMVGIPANRIPMLLKRQGSETFSSLQRALDKKLAEKRQRAAEAALDLAS, encoded by the coding sequence ATGAGCACCGACACAACGACCGACGAATCCCGCACCACGCCGCCGAAGCCGCGCCGGTGGCTCCTGACCCAGAACCGGCAGCTGCGAGCCGAAGGGATCTTCAATTGGCCGCTGCCGGCGTGGGGAGGTCATTTCCAGGACGGCACGACATACAACGCCTGCCCGGAGGCCGGGGCCTGCGCGAAGCTGTGCTACGCCCGGGTCGGCACTTACCGGTGGCCGGTCGTGCTGGCGGCGCACGAGCGCAACATGTGGATGGTGAAGCACGCTCTCGCCGACTGGGAAGTCCAGATGGCGGAGGAGCTCCGCCACAAGCGGTACCGGGGAAAATGGATCAGGCTGCACGATTCCGGTGATTTTTTCTCCGACGAATATCTTGAGGCGTGGCTGCGAATCATGCGGAATGCGCCTGAGGACACCTGGTTCTACTGCTACACGAAGTCCGTATCCAGATTCCGGCGGCTGGTCGAGCCGAATCCGCCAAAGAATTTTCTGTGGTGCTACAGCCTGGGTGGAAAGGAGGACAAGCTGCTCGATCTGGAAACCGATCGCCACGCCGACGTATTTCCCAGTGTCGCGGAGCTGGAGGAAGCAGGTTATACCGATCAGACGGAATCAGACCTTCTGTCCGTGCTGAGCGACTCGCACATGGTCGGAATCCCAGCCAACCGGATCCCGATGCTGCTCAAACGGCAGGGCAGCGAGACCTTCTCCAGCTTGCAGCGAGCGCTGGACAAGAAGCTCGCGGAGAAGCGGCAGCGCGCCGCCGAAGCCGCCCTTGACCTCGCTTCCTGA
- a CDS encoding N-6 DNA methylase codes for MAHPDFAARLTEALSSVRQPAPTPALALVPEAPAADSPDCADPGCARHAGVSNPPHFPITRRSGADLGESIADAWYGSCGSSRMDIPMGVVAALALWPSKSEGAMHAGALSSYIAAQPPRVLVKGYAEVYAATWMLRPDLMDVAAPIFRWTEEDLGEQELRGIAAVTRAALRAGVLHYTGDSDPYFRCDIDLMSWTITNLRHNSSRKGLGEYHTPPEITDLMARMLMGTTESPHVVKGAGESFNEPTAGTGGMFRSAVQGMRERGLNPHERTWVMQELNPLAAAGAAVNAVVWDLGPGAVVVVGDTLAQGDLSREAFAHQRAMQAHRDTIRQATAFALATRDAVRMLDAVTADHAA; via the coding sequence ATGGCCCACCCTGATTTCGCTGCCCGTCTCACGGAGGCCCTGTCCTCCGTCCGGCAGCCCGCCCCCACCCCCGCCCTCGCCCTCGTTCCTGAGGCGCCGGCCGCCGACAGCCCCGACTGTGCCGATCCCGGGTGCGCCCGGCACGCCGGAGTCAGCAACCCGCCCCACTTCCCCATCACCCGGCGCAGCGGCGCCGACCTCGGGGAATCGATCGCCGATGCCTGGTACGGGAGTTGCGGCAGCAGCCGCATGGACATCCCGATGGGCGTCGTCGCGGCCCTGGCACTGTGGCCCAGCAAGTCCGAGGGCGCGATGCATGCAGGCGCTCTCTCCAGTTACATCGCCGCCCAGCCCCCGCGGGTCCTGGTCAAGGGATACGCCGAGGTGTACGCCGCGACCTGGATGCTGCGGCCCGACCTCATGGACGTCGCCGCACCGATCTTCCGCTGGACGGAGGAAGACCTCGGCGAACAGGAACTGCGCGGGATCGCGGCCGTCACCCGGGCCGCGCTGCGCGCAGGCGTGCTCCACTACACCGGAGACAGCGACCCGTACTTCCGCTGCGACATCGACCTGATGTCGTGGACCATCACCAACCTTCGGCACAACAGCTCACGCAAGGGCCTGGGGGAATACCACACCCCTCCCGAGATCACCGATCTGATGGCGCGCATGCTCATGGGCACCACCGAGAGTCCCCACGTCGTCAAGGGTGCTGGGGAGTCGTTTAATGAGCCGACCGCCGGCACCGGCGGCATGTTCCGATCCGCGGTCCAGGGCATGCGCGAGCGCGGGCTGAATCCGCACGAGCGTACGTGGGTCATGCAGGAACTCAACCCGCTCGCGGCCGCCGGTGCGGCGGTCAATGCCGTCGTGTGGGACCTCGGCCCGGGAGCGGTCGTGGTCGTGGGCGACACGCTGGCCCAGGGCGACCTGAGCCGCGAGGCCTTCGCTCACCAGCGCGCGATGCAGGCCCACCGGGACACGATCCGCCAAGCCACCGCATTCGCCCTGGCCACCCGGGACGCGGTTCGGATGCTCGACGCCGTCACCGCCGACCACGCCGCGTGA
- a CDS encoding Eco57I restriction-modification methylase domain-containing protein: MNAPLPSARAHERLIQNLATGIDTPAAVSWAHVTAVAHHCVRNALVPATEPPGSPDAVRRVITELASAHPGLAGFLDPQVVPFWTAPLTPAAWTVLSDFWGGGEVMDDGPHRVDGYRLGDAYQALSADARRSRALCQTPPWIAELLLELSLEPATNEIGPHDVRMIDPACGTGHILLGAFHSARVYRRRGRAYGAHLGSEATIERALQSVHGVDLDAYAVLLARYRLLATSASILKVRIDQLPRAWQAQVACANSLLDREEPLLERGRYHAVVSNPPYIVVADARQRDLIRKAYPRVAAGKFPLALPFCELMFSLAVPGGHVAQLTSNSFMKREFGRKFIEQYLPAFDMRWVIDTSGAYIPGHGTPTVILVHRIRPPQGDSVITVRGVQGEPSIPDDPARGKVWSAIADSVRRRLAEDRLRDALARYSDIA; the protein is encoded by the coding sequence ATGAACGCGCCCCTGCCCTCTGCCCGCGCCCACGAGCGCCTTATCCAGAACCTGGCTACCGGTATCGACACCCCTGCGGCGGTGTCATGGGCCCACGTGACCGCCGTGGCCCACCACTGCGTCCGCAATGCCCTGGTGCCCGCAACCGAGCCGCCCGGCTCGCCGGACGCCGTACGCCGGGTGATCACGGAGCTGGCGTCCGCCCACCCCGGCCTGGCCGGCTTCCTCGACCCGCAGGTGGTCCCGTTCTGGACGGCGCCCCTCACTCCGGCCGCGTGGACAGTCCTTTCGGACTTCTGGGGCGGCGGAGAGGTAATGGACGACGGGCCGCACCGCGTCGACGGCTACCGCCTCGGTGACGCCTACCAGGCGCTGTCGGCCGACGCGCGCAGGTCGAGAGCCCTGTGCCAGACGCCGCCGTGGATCGCGGAACTCCTTCTGGAGCTCTCACTGGAGCCGGCCACCAACGAGATCGGACCGCACGACGTCCGCATGATCGATCCTGCCTGCGGTACCGGTCACATCCTTCTGGGTGCCTTCCACTCCGCCCGCGTCTACCGCCGCCGTGGCCGCGCGTACGGGGCGCACCTCGGCAGTGAGGCGACGATCGAGCGTGCCCTTCAATCCGTTCATGGCGTCGACCTGGACGCCTACGCGGTGCTGCTCGCCCGATACCGACTGCTGGCCACGAGCGCCTCCATTCTGAAAGTCCGCATCGATCAGCTGCCGCGCGCGTGGCAGGCCCAGGTCGCCTGCGCGAACTCTCTGCTGGATCGTGAGGAACCACTTCTCGAGCGCGGCCGCTACCACGCGGTCGTCAGCAATCCGCCCTACATCGTGGTTGCCGATGCGCGGCAGCGTGATCTGATCCGCAAGGCGTACCCGCGGGTCGCGGCTGGCAAGTTCCCTCTGGCGCTGCCGTTTTGCGAGTTGATGTTCTCGCTTGCGGTCCCCGGCGGCCATGTAGCCCAGCTCACCTCGAACTCGTTCATGAAGAGGGAGTTCGGCCGCAAGTTCATCGAGCAGTACCTCCCGGCCTTCGACATGAGGTGGGTGATCGACACCTCGGGCGCCTACATCCCGGGACACGGCACTCCGACCGTGATCCTGGTCCACCGCATCAGGCCGCCCCAGGGAGACAGCGTGATCACCGTTCGGGGGGTGCAGGGTGAACCGTCGATTCCCGATGACCCGGCCCGGGGCAAGGTCTGGTCTGCCATCGCCGACTCGGTCCGCCGCCGGCTCGCGGAGGACCGGCTGAGAGACGCTCTCGCAAGATATTCGGATATTGCATAA
- a CDS encoding YgjP-like metallopeptidase domain-containing protein: MTPTAAPDGSEADTLIHDITAALEADGTLDAGTFDVVMSHRRTQHALTTRLDGRRVVRVLPTSTPSEIMRFVRQNASLLELHAQRMAERAPLHPDKHLADGCKLTWLGTPVRLYLVDTPVPVHLRQGAGAGLLVAYRGDITRQGARPIIDWYARAGRAWLETAAPARWSRLRTRRPLPQLAVRDIGRRHGGIYQEQAHELTLHWAVFQLPPLLLEYVLVHELVHGTRPRGRSHGPEFRVRLRRALPDAPARHEQFKAAFRLLWIGDTR, translated from the coding sequence GTGACACCGACCGCCGCCCCGGACGGCTCCGAGGCCGACACCCTCATCCATGACATCACCGCGGCTCTGGAGGCCGACGGCACCCTCGACGCCGGCACCTTCGACGTCGTGATGTCGCACCGGCGAACGCAGCACGCGCTCACGACACGACTGGACGGCCGACGTGTTGTCCGCGTCCTGCCGACGTCGACCCCGAGCGAGATCATGCGGTTCGTCCGGCAGAACGCCTCGCTCCTCGAACTCCACGCCCAGCGCATGGCCGAACGCGCCCCACTGCACCCTGACAAGCACCTCGCGGATGGATGCAAGCTCACCTGGCTGGGCACTCCTGTCCGCCTCTACCTGGTCGACACCCCCGTCCCGGTTCACCTCCGGCAGGGAGCGGGCGCAGGTCTGCTTGTGGCCTACCGCGGCGACATCACGCGGCAGGGCGCACGGCCGATCATCGACTGGTACGCACGGGCCGGCCGCGCCTGGCTGGAGACGGCGGCGCCGGCCCGCTGGTCCCGCCTGCGGACCCGGCGCCCGCTGCCGCAGCTCGCGGTTCGGGACATCGGCCGCCGGCACGGCGGCATCTACCAGGAGCAAGCCCACGAGCTGACGCTGCACTGGGCCGTCTTCCAGCTCCCGCCGCTCCTCCTGGAGTACGTCCTGGTGCACGAGCTGGTGCACGGAACCCGTCCGCGCGGCCGGTCCCACGGGCCGGAATTCCGGGTCCGGCTACGGCGTGCGCTTCCCGATGCGCCGGCCCGCCACGAGCAGTTCAAGGCCGCGTTCCGGCTTCTCTGGATCGGCGACACCAGATAG